In Methylobacterium aquaticum, the following are encoded in one genomic region:
- a CDS encoding efflux RND transporter periplasmic adaptor subunit: MIQRRRILLGATALFLGLAACKPAQQAATPAAPAAPPEVSIVTVKHQPIPYERDLPGRAAPTRIAEVRARVAGLVTKRTFEQGSQVKEGDILYKIDPMPFRADLASAEAALAKAEAALVLTRQQAERLETLLSRQTASQAQYDAAFAAQKQAEAEVAGAKAARDRAQLNLGYTDVRAPISGRIGRALVTEGALVEQGGASNLATIQQLDPIYVDITQSVGELNKLRRDLASGELDRLAPDVASVRVIMDDGSLYPEPGRLLFSDVTADPSTGQVTLRAVVPNPHGELFPGMYVRARIKQGIDSDAIAVPQQAVHRSNDGRAQVWLVGPDQKVVLQPVEVGPVVEGQWVIRDGLKEGDRVVAEGFQKIVAGTQVAAVPFETTTVASAGSGSHPAPASTEQR; the protein is encoded by the coding sequence GTGATCCAACGCCGCCGCATCCTCCTTGGAGCGACCGCCCTCTTCCTCGGGCTCGCCGCCTGCAAGCCGGCCCAGCAGGCCGCCACGCCTGCGGCGCCTGCCGCCCCGCCGGAAGTCTCGATCGTGACGGTCAAGCACCAGCCGATTCCCTACGAGCGCGACCTGCCGGGCCGGGCCGCGCCGACCCGCATCGCCGAGGTGCGGGCGCGCGTCGCCGGCCTCGTGACCAAGCGCACCTTCGAGCAGGGCAGCCAGGTCAAGGAGGGCGACATCCTCTACAAGATCGACCCGATGCCGTTCCGGGCCGACCTCGCCAGCGCCGAGGCGGCGCTGGCCAAGGCCGAGGCCGCCCTGGTGCTGACCCGCCAGCAGGCCGAGCGCCTGGAGACCCTGCTGTCGCGCCAGACCGCGAGCCAGGCCCAGTACGATGCCGCCTTCGCGGCCCAGAAGCAGGCCGAGGCCGAGGTCGCCGGCGCCAAGGCGGCGCGCGACCGGGCCCAGCTCAACCTCGGCTACACGGATGTGCGGGCGCCGATCTCGGGCCGCATCGGCCGGGCGCTGGTCACGGAAGGCGCGCTCGTCGAGCAGGGCGGCGCCAGCAACCTGGCGACGATCCAGCAGCTCGATCCGATCTACGTCGACATCACCCAGTCGGTCGGCGAACTGAACAAGCTGCGCCGGGATCTCGCCAGCGGCGAGCTCGACCGCCTCGCGCCGGATGTCGCGAGCGTGCGCGTCATCATGGATGACGGCTCGCTCTATCCCGAGCCCGGCCGCCTGCTGTTCTCCGACGTGACAGCCGATCCGAGCACCGGCCAGGTGACGCTCCGCGCCGTGGTCCCGAACCCGCATGGCGAGCTGTTCCCCGGCATGTACGTGCGGGCGCGCATCAAGCAGGGCATCGATTCCGACGCCATCGCGGTGCCGCAGCAGGCGGTGCACCGCTCCAACGACGGCCGCGCCCAGGTCTGGCTCGTCGGGCCGGACCAGAAGGTGGTGCTCCAGCCGGTCGAGGTCGGGCCGGTGGTCGAAGGCCAGTGGGTGATCCGCGACGGGCTGAAGGAGGGCGACCGGGTCGTCGCCGAGGGCTTCCAGAAGATCGTCGCCGGCACCCAGGTCGCGGCGGTGCCGTTCGAGACCACCACCGTCGCGTCGGCCGGGTCGGGGTCGCACCCCGCCCCCGCCTCGACCGAACAGCGCTGA
- a CDS encoding efflux RND transporter permease subunit, whose protein sequence is MASFFIDRPVFAWVVALFICLGGALTIPMLPVAQYPIIAPPSIALSTAFPGASVEDLYTGTTRLIEDELNGAANIQSFESASDSFGVVEITANFEPGTDPGYAGVEVQNRLKRVEARLPAEVRQQGILVEEASAATLNIITLVSKDGSMDEVALGDFLIRNVINEIRRIPGVGRATLYSTERSLRVWIDPDKLRGLSLNAADVTQAITRQNVQIASGAVGAQPSPETNAVNYPIVVKGQMRAPEEFGAVVLRANPDGSTVRLRDVARIELGGEDYKFTTRLNGGPAAGISVTLAPDGNALDTAKAIRAKMVELSQFFPDTVKWDIPYDITPAVEASIEKVLHTLVEAVVLVFIVMFLFLQNIRYTLIPTIVVPIALLGTCTIMLLAGFSINVLTMFGMVLAIGILVDDAIVVVENVERIMSEEGLSPKEATRKAMGQITGAIIGITLVLVAVFIPMAFFPGSVGIIYRQFSIAMVTSIAFSAFLALSLTPALCATLLKPIEAGHGHAKRGFFGWFNRIVDRETARYGRGVAWAVKKSGRMMVVYMILVAGTAYAFVRLPEGFLPVEDQGFFTVDIQTPPGSSFNRTLAAVKKTEEHLLAQPGVATVTIVNGFSFSGQGQMTSQAFVTLKPWSERGKDQSAAALVAGTNKAMAGYRDAVIQALEPPPIDNLGNASGFSFRLQDRAQKGYAALMAAQEQLLAIARKSPILKNVYVEGLPPAPQAELVIDREKAAALGVSFADINDTIQVNLGSVYTNDFPNRGKMQRVIVQAEDNQRLNATDLLNYGVKNQQGTMVPMSSFAHLKWSVGPSQIIGFNGYQSVRFTGEPAAGFTSGEAIAEMERLMTQLPKGFGYTWTGQSLQEKQAGSQATLLLALSVLIVFLCLAALYESWSIPLAVMLVIPLGVIGSVAGVLIRDMPNDVYFKIGLITIIGLSAKNAILIIEFARELWKPGTRLDTATVEASRLRFRPIVMTSLAFIFGVVPLAIATGAASKSQQAIGTGVMGGMISATVLAVILVPVFFVVAMRFFQRKRVREENLEAAPGAVQAPEPARDHAHSH, encoded by the coding sequence TTGGCCAGCTTCTTCATCGACCGGCCGGTCTTCGCCTGGGTCGTCGCGCTGTTCATCTGTCTGGGCGGCGCGCTCACGATCCCGATGCTGCCGGTGGCGCAGTACCCGATCATCGCGCCGCCCTCGATCGCCCTGTCCACCGCCTTCCCGGGCGCCTCGGTGGAAGATCTCTATACCGGCACGACCCGCCTCATCGAGGATGAGCTGAACGGGGCGGCCAACATCCAGAGCTTCGAATCGGCGAGCGACTCGTTCGGCGTCGTCGAGATTACGGCGAACTTCGAGCCGGGCACCGATCCGGGCTATGCCGGCGTCGAGGTGCAGAACCGCCTCAAGCGCGTCGAGGCGCGCCTGCCGGCGGAAGTGCGCCAGCAGGGCATCCTGGTCGAGGAGGCCTCGGCCGCGACCCTCAACATCATCACCCTCGTCTCCAAGGACGGGTCGATGGACGAGGTCGCGCTCGGCGACTTCCTCATCCGCAACGTCATCAACGAGATCCGCCGCATCCCGGGCGTCGGGCGCGCCACCCTGTACTCGACCGAGCGCAGCTTGCGGGTCTGGATCGACCCCGACAAGCTCCGCGGCCTGTCGCTCAACGCCGCCGACGTGACCCAGGCGATCACCCGCCAGAACGTCCAGATTGCGTCGGGCGCCGTCGGCGCCCAGCCGAGCCCGGAGACCAACGCGGTCAACTACCCGATCGTCGTCAAGGGCCAGATGCGGGCGCCCGAGGAGTTCGGCGCGGTGGTCCTGCGCGCCAATCCCGACGGCTCGACCGTGCGCCTGCGCGACGTCGCCCGCATCGAGCTCGGCGGCGAGGACTACAAGTTCACCACCCGCCTCAACGGCGGACCGGCGGCCGGCATCTCGGTGACGCTGGCGCCGGACGGCAACGCGCTCGACACCGCCAAGGCCATCCGCGCCAAGATGGTCGAGCTGTCCCAGTTCTTCCCCGACACGGTGAAGTGGGACATCCCCTACGACATCACCCCCGCCGTCGAGGCTTCGATCGAGAAGGTGCTCCACACCCTCGTCGAGGCGGTGGTGCTGGTGTTCATCGTGATGTTCCTGTTCCTCCAGAACATCCGCTACACCCTGATCCCGACGATCGTGGTGCCGATCGCGCTTCTCGGCACCTGCACGATCATGCTGCTCGCCGGGTTCTCGATCAACGTGCTCACCATGTTCGGCATGGTGCTGGCGATCGGCATCCTGGTCGACGACGCGATCGTCGTCGTCGAGAACGTCGAGCGGATCATGTCCGAGGAGGGCCTGTCGCCCAAGGAGGCGACCCGCAAGGCGATGGGCCAGATCACCGGCGCGATCATCGGCATCACGCTGGTGCTCGTCGCGGTGTTCATCCCGATGGCGTTCTTCCCCGGCTCGGTCGGCATCATCTACCGCCAGTTCTCGATCGCGATGGTGACCTCGATCGCCTTCTCGGCCTTCCTGGCGCTGTCGCTGACGCCGGCGCTCTGCGCCACGCTGCTGAAGCCCATCGAGGCAGGGCACGGTCACGCCAAGCGCGGCTTCTTCGGCTGGTTCAACCGCATCGTCGACCGCGAGACCGCGCGCTACGGCCGCGGCGTCGCCTGGGCGGTGAAGAAGTCCGGCCGGATGATGGTGGTCTACATGATCCTCGTCGCTGGTACGGCCTACGCCTTCGTGCGCCTGCCCGAGGGCTTCCTGCCGGTCGAGGACCAGGGCTTCTTCACCGTCGACATCCAGACCCCGCCGGGCTCCTCCTTCAATCGCACGCTCGCCGCGGTGAAGAAGACCGAGGAGCACCTCTTGGCCCAGCCGGGCGTGGCGACCGTGACGATCGTCAACGGCTTCTCGTTCTCCGGCCAGGGCCAGATGACGTCGCAGGCCTTCGTGACCTTGAAGCCCTGGTCGGAGCGCGGCAAGGACCAGTCGGCGGCGGCTCTTGTCGCCGGCACCAACAAGGCGATGGCGGGCTACCGCGACGCGGTGATCCAGGCGCTGGAGCCGCCGCCGATCGACAACCTCGGCAACGCCTCGGGCTTCAGCTTCCGTCTCCAGGACCGGGCCCAGAAGGGCTACGCCGCCCTGATGGCGGCCCAGGAGCAGTTGCTGGCGATCGCCCGCAAGAGCCCGATCCTCAAGAACGTCTACGTCGAGGGCCTGCCGCCCGCGCCGCAGGCGGAGCTCGTGATCGACCGCGAGAAGGCGGCGGCGCTCGGCGTCAGCTTCGCCGACATCAACGACACCATCCAGGTCAATCTCGGTTCGGTCTACACCAACGACTTCCCCAACCGGGGCAAGATGCAGCGGGTGATCGTCCAGGCCGAGGACAACCAGCGCCTCAACGCCACCGACCTCCTGAACTACGGCGTCAAGAACCAGCAGGGGACGATGGTGCCGATGTCGTCCTTCGCCCACCTGAAATGGAGCGTCGGCCCGTCCCAGATCATCGGCTTCAACGGCTACCAGTCGGTCCGCTTCACCGGCGAGCCGGCGGCGGGCTTCACCTCGGGCGAGGCCATCGCCGAGATGGAGCGGCTGATGACCCAGCTGCCGAAGGGCTTCGGCTACACCTGGACCGGTCAGTCGCTCCAGGAGAAGCAGGCCGGCTCGCAGGCGACGCTGCTGCTGGCCCTCTCGGTGCTGATCGTGTTCCTGTGCCTCGCCGCGCTCTACGAGAGCTGGTCGATCCCGCTCGCGGTGATGCTCGTCATCCCGCTCGGCGTGATCGGCTCGGTCGCCGGCGTGCTCATCCGGGACATGCCCAACGACGTGTACTTCAAGATCGGGCTCATCACGATCATCGGCCTGTCGGCCAAGAACGCGATCCTGATCATCGAGTTCGCGCGGGAACTCTGGAAGCCCGGCACCAGGCTCGACACCGCCACGGTCGAGGCCTCGCGCCTGCGCTTCCGCCCGATCGTGATGACCTCGCTCGCCTTCATCTTCGGCGTCGTGCCGCTCGCCATCGCGACCGGTGCGGCCTCGAAGAGCCAGCAGGCGATCGGCACCGGCGTGATGGGCGGGATGATCTCCGCTACCGTGCTGGCGGTGATCCTGGTCCCGGTCTTCTTCGTCGTTGCGATGCGGTTCTTCCAGAGGAAGCGCGTGCGCGAGGAGAACCTCGAGGCGGCGCCGGGGGCGGTGCAGGCACCGGAGCCGGCGCGGGACCACGCGCATAGCCACTGA
- a CDS encoding pentapeptide repeat-containing protein encodes MRALTLLAALAALAAGPAAAEQDMLLGADMASPAMTRAEMSRADVEALIARGGPVDLSGKSLSGLDLSGLDLRGTNLRTARLNKALLRGTDLSGANLEQSWFLKADLSGAKLAGARMFGIMARDANFSGADLSRAVPIGDFRGANLSGANLAGLKGGADLKNQSMGLMRTVFVSVNLTGANLRGADLGRARLDYADLRGADLSDAVLLGADLSGANLTGATVSGAEFKNADVGGAQLVDLKGEDKARDWTARVNADRAITRASR; translated from the coding sequence ATGCGCGCCCTGACCCTTCTTGCCGCGCTCGCCGCCTTGGCCGCAGGCCCGGCCGCCGCCGAGCAGGACATGCTGCTCGGTGCCGACATGGCCTCGCCGGCGATGACGCGGGCCGAGATGAGCCGGGCCGACGTCGAGGCGCTGATCGCCCGGGGTGGGCCGGTCGACCTCTCGGGCAAGTCCCTGTCCGGCCTCGATCTCTCCGGCCTCGACCTGCGGGGCACCAACCTGCGCACCGCGCGCCTGAACAAGGCCCTTTTGCGGGGTACCGATCTCAGCGGTGCCAACCTCGAACAATCCTGGTTCCTCAAGGCGGACCTCTCCGGCGCCAAGCTCGCCGGCGCGCGGATGTTCGGCATCATGGCGCGTGACGCGAATTTCAGCGGCGCCGATCTCAGCCGCGCGGTCCCGATCGGCGACTTTCGCGGTGCCAACCTGAGCGGGGCGAATCTCGCCGGTCTGAAGGGCGGGGCCGACCTCAAGAACCAGTCGATGGGCCTGATGCGGACGGTGTTCGTCTCGGTGAACCTCACCGGCGCGAACCTCCGCGGCGCCGATCTCGGCCGCGCCCGGCTCGACTATGCCGACCTGCGCGGTGCCGACCTCAGCGACGCGGTGCTGCTGGGCGCCGATCTGTCGGGGGCGAACCTGACCGGCGCGACCGTGTCCGGGGCGGAGTTCAAGAACGCCGATGTCGGCGGGGCGCAACTCGTCGATCTGAAGGGCGAGGATAAGGCCAGGGACTGGACGGCGCGGGTGAATGCGGACCGGGCGATCACGCGGGCGAGCCGGTGA